In Raphanus sativus cultivar WK10039 chromosome 5, ASM80110v3, whole genome shotgun sequence, the following proteins share a genomic window:
- the LOC108863582 gene encoding disease resistance-like protein DSC2 isoform X1 translates to MMMASSSSTSSSLALVWLYHVFLSFRGEDVREGFLSHVLKEFKSKGIIVFIDNEIKRGESVGPELVKAIRHSRVAIVLISRNYASSSWCLDELVEIMKCREEVGQTVMTIFYQVDPSDVRKQTGDFGKAFDETCVGKTEEVKQSWRQALKDVAGIAGYHSSNCGNEADLINKVASDVMAVLGFTPSKDFDDFVGIEARMMEIKSKFILQSEQVKVIGIFGPAGIGKTTTARVLYNQLSPNFPFSTFLENIRGSYEKPCGNDYQLKLRLQKNLLSQIFNKGDIEVHHLRGAQEMLSDKKVLVVFDEVDNWWQLEEMANQPGWVGPGSIIIITTEDRKLLKALKLGIDHIYEIKYPTRDESLQIFCQYAFGQNSPDHGFENLAREVTWLAGDLPLGLRVMGSYLRGMSRNEWIQALPSLRSTLDREIESTLRFSYEALRDNERTLFLHLAFLFGVLTVHQFKTYFENSSLEVNHGLEVLAQKSLISIEGGVIQMHRLLRQMSREIVKKKSRENPGERQFLTDTNEISYVLEEDIGTRSVLGLKLRRSEEIQISKSAFKSEEIQISKSAFKGMNNLQFLLIYSTALFTPEGLDCLPDRLILLHWGGCPLRVWPSKFSGKFLVELFLSNSKFEMLWKGIKVKKPLPRLKMLNLNNSLNLKRIPDLSKATSLEGLYLHNCKGLLKLTSSIVNATKLSHLDISGCTKIKDFPNVPDSIIELNLSDTGIKEVPPRIENLSRLRRLLMYRCKKLKTISPNISKLENLEFLVLRKHGYCYSVSFYASENDALLHDDEYLFEAIIEWGPDFKRSWRLRSDLDICYILPICLPKKVLTSPISLRLRCTSVIKTIPNCIRRLSGLIKLDVTECRELVALPPLPHSLVSLNAQGCKSLKTIDCSSFQNPNICLNFADCFGLEQEARKLIHTSSCKYAVLPGEEVPAHFTHRAGSGSLTISSTPRPLPSSFRFKACILLSRVYEVSSNDDDEEGEISLNGMSYSVRGKQNGLTVGGGPIQLHMPNLNRPPTHPADLCGNVEHLYIFEDSFSLNQDCLEAEKNNFSEITFVFRVHVQYWKVKGCGVRLLEVPHCILDGKETEDQECLGINIEAPPSGSHVMPHSSNGKKVKRKSWLHR, encoded by the exons ATGAtgatggcttcttcttcttcaacgtCATCATCTCTGGCTCTCGTTTGGTTGTATCACGTCTTCCTGAGCTTCCGTGGAGAAGACGTGCGAGAAGGCTTTCTTAGCCACGTTCTGAAAGAGTTCAAAAGCAAGGGTATCATCGTTTTCATTGACAATGAGATCAAGCGAGGCGAATCTGTCGGTCCAGAGCTTGTTAAAGCGATCAGACACTCAAGGGTTGCCATTGTCTTGATCTCCCGTAACTACGCTTCTTCGAGCTGGTGTCTGGATGAGTTAGTGGAAATCATGAAGTGCAGGGAAGAGGTTGGTCAAACAGTGATGACTATCTTCTACCAAGTAGATCCGTCTGATGTTAGGAAGCAAACCGGAGATTTCGGAAAGGCCTTTGATGAAACCTGTGTGGGAAAAACAGAAGAGGTGAAGCAGTCATGGAGGCAAGCTTTGAAAGATGTCGCTGGTATAGCTGGCTACCACTCTAGCAACTG tgGCAATGAAGCTGACTTGATCAACAAAGTTGCCTCAGATGTCATGGCTGTGTTGGGTTTTACACCATCAAAAGATTTTGATGACTTTGTTGGCATAGAAGCTCGTATGATGGAGATAAAATCGAAGTTCATACTACAATCAGAACAAGTAAAGGTGATCGGGATTTTTGGTCCTGCCGGGATTGGGAAGACGACCACTGCCAGAGTTTTATACAACCAACTCTCTCCTAATTTCCCTTTCAGCACGTTTTTGGAGAATATCAGAGGGAGTTATGAGAAGCCTTGTGGTAATGACTATCAGTTGAAGTTGCGTTTGCAGAAAAACTTGTTGTCTCAAATATTCAACAAAGGGGACATTGAGGTTCATCACTTAAGAGGGGCTCAAGAAATGCTTAGTGACAAAAAGGTGTTGGTTGTTTTCGATGAAGTTGATAACTGGTGGCAACTAGAGGAAATGGCAAATCAGCCTGGATGGGTTGGTCCCGGAAGTATTATTATCATTACCACCGAAGATAGAAAACTTCTCAAGGCACTCAAACTCGGGATCGATCATATCTACGAGATCAAATATCCAACTAGAGATGAGTCTCTGCAGATCTTCTGCCAATATGCTTTCGGTCAAAATTCTCCAGATCATGGTTTTGAAAATCTTGCTAGGGAAGTTACTTGGCTTGCTGGTGATCTTCCTCTAGGCCTGAGAGTTATGGGATCATATCTACGAGGAATGTCCAGGAACGAGTGGATACAGGCACTACCATCGCTCAGGTCAACCCTTGACAGAGAAATTGAATCAACTCTAAGATTTAGCTACGAGGCCTTGAGAGATAATGAAAGAACTCTGTTTCTGCATTTAGCATTTTTGTTTGGTGTTCTCACGGTTCATCAATTCAAAACGTATTTTGAAAACAGTAGTTTGGAAGTCAACCATGGGCTTGAAGTCTTAGCTCAAAAATCTCTTATATCTATAGAAGGCGGAGTAATACAAATGCATAGATTACTGCGACAAATGAGTAGAGAAATTGTCAAGAAAAAGTCTCGGGAGAATCCTGGAGAGCGACAATTCTTGACAGACACCAATGAGATTTCTTATGTACTTGAGGAAGATATC GGTACTAGAAGTGTTCTAGGCTTAAAGTTGAGAAGGAGCGAGGAAATCCAAATAAGTAAAAGCGCTTTCAAAAGCGAGGAAATCCAAATAAGTAAAAGCGCTTTCAAAGGAATGAATAATCTCCAGTTTCTATTAATCTACTCTACAGCCTTATTCACACCCGAGGGCCTCGACTGTCTTCCCGACAGACTCATATTGCTACATTGGGGAGGGTGTCCATTGAGAGTTTGGCCTTCCAAGTTCTCTGGCAAGTTTCTTGTTGAGCTATTCCTGTCAAATAGCAAATTCGAGATGCTTTGGAAGGGAATCAAAGTAAAAAAA CCTCTCCCACGCCTCAAGATGTTGAACTTGAATAACTCATTGAATCTGAAAAGGATTCCAGATCTATCAAAAGCAACGAGTCTCGAGGGATTGTATCTCCATAACTGCAAAGGTTTGTTAAAGCTCACAAGCTCTATTGTCAATGCCACTAAGCTTTCTCACTTGGATATATCCGGGTGTACAAAAATCAAAGACTTCCCAAATGTTCCTGACAGCATCATAGAGTTGAATTTGAGCGATACAGGGATAAAGGAGGTTCCTCCACGGATTGAGAACCTATCTCGCCTGCGTAGACTACTTATGTATCGATGCAAGAAGCTGAAAACCATATCGCCAAACATTTCTAAGTTGGAGAATCTTGAGTTTCTTGTTCTGCGTAAGCATGGTTACTGTTATTCTGTTAGTTTTTATGCAAGTGAAAATGATGCACTATTACATGACGATGAATACTTATTTGAAGCAATAATCGAGTGGGGGCCTGACTTTAAGCGCAGTTGGAGATTACGGTCAGACTTAGACATTTGCTACATTTTGCCAATATGTCTACCCAAGAAGGTTCTTACATCTCCTATATCATTACGTCTCCGCTGCACTAGTGTTATCAAGACTATTCCAAATTGCATCAGACGTCTCTCGGGACTAATTAAGCTTGACGTCACAGAATGCAGAGAGCTGGTAGCACTTCCACCGCTTCCACATTCCCTTGTATCTTTAAATGCACAAGGTTGTAAATCTTTGAAGACAATAGACTGCTCCTCTTTTCAAAATCCAAACATTTGTCTAAACTTTGCTGACTGCTTCGGCCTGGAACAAGAAGCGAGAAAGCTCATCCATACATCATCTTGCAAATATGCGGTGTTACCGGGTGAAGAAGTGCCTGCACACTTCACTCACAGAGCCGGTTCAGGTTCCTTAACGATCAGCTCGACTCCAAGACCTCTTCCTTCATCCTTCAGATTCAAAGCTTGTATCTTGCTGTCAAGGGTATATGAGGTCAGCAGTAATGATGACGATGAAGAGGGTGAGATTTCATTGAACGGCATGTCTTATTCCGTAAGGGGTAAACAGAATGGCCTCACAGTCGGAGGTGGACCAATCCAGCTCCATATGCCAAATCTAAATAGGCCACCTACACATCCGGCAGATCTATGTGGAAATGTAGagcatttgtatatatttgaagaTTCTTTCTCTCTAAACCAGGATTGTCTTGAAGctgaaaaaaacaatttcagcGAGATTACTTTTGTGTTCAGAGTCCATGTTCAATACTGGAAGGTCAAAGGCTGTGGTGTACGACTTTTAGAGGTCCCTCATTGTATTCTTGACGGAAAAGAAACTGAAGACCAAGAATGTTTGGGCATAAACATAGAGGCACCTCCATCAGGCTCACATGTGATGCCACATTCTTCTAATGGGAAGAAGGTGAAGAGGAAGAGCTGGTTACACCGATGA
- the LOC108863582 gene encoding disease resistance-like protein DSC2 isoform X2, with the protein MMMASSSSTSSSLALVWLYHVFLSFRGEDVREGFLSHVLKEFKSKGIIVFIDNEIKRGESVGPELVKAIRHSRVAIVLISRNYASSSWCLDELVEIMKCREEVGQTVMTIFYQVDPSDVRKQTGDFGKAFDETCVGKTEEVKQSWRQALKDVAGIAGYHSSNCGNEADLINKVASDVMAVLGFTPSKDFDDFVGIEARMMEIKSKFILQSEQVKVIGIFGPAGIGKTTTARVLYNQLSPNFPFSTFLENIRGSYEKPCGNDYQLKLRLQKNLLSQIFNKGDIEVHHLRGAQEMLSDKKVLVVFDEVDNWWQLEEMANQPGWVGPGSIIIITTEDRKLLKALKLGIDHIYEIKYPTRDESLQIFCQYAFGQNSPDHGFENLAREVTWLAGDLPLGLRVMGSYLRGMSRNEWIQALPSLRSTLDREIESTLRFSYEALRDNERTLFLHLAFLFGVLTVHQFKTYFENSSLEVNHGLEVLAQKSLISIEGGVIQMHRLLRQMSREIVKKKSRENPGERQFLTDTNEISYVLEEDIGTRSVLGLKLRRSEEIQISKSAFKSEEIQISKSAFKGMNNLQFLLIYSTALFTPEGLDCLPDRLILLHWGGCPLRVWPSKFSGKFLVELFLSNSKFEMLWKGIKPLPRLKMLNLNNSLNLKRIPDLSKATSLEGLYLHNCKGLLKLTSSIVNATKLSHLDISGCTKIKDFPNVPDSIIELNLSDTGIKEVPPRIENLSRLRRLLMYRCKKLKTISPNISKLENLEFLVLRKHGYCYSVSFYASENDALLHDDEYLFEAIIEWGPDFKRSWRLRSDLDICYILPICLPKKVLTSPISLRLRCTSVIKTIPNCIRRLSGLIKLDVTECRELVALPPLPHSLVSLNAQGCKSLKTIDCSSFQNPNICLNFADCFGLEQEARKLIHTSSCKYAVLPGEEVPAHFTHRAGSGSLTISSTPRPLPSSFRFKACILLSRVYEVSSNDDDEEGEISLNGMSYSVRGKQNGLTVGGGPIQLHMPNLNRPPTHPADLCGNVEHLYIFEDSFSLNQDCLEAEKNNFSEITFVFRVHVQYWKVKGCGVRLLEVPHCILDGKETEDQECLGINIEAPPSGSHVMPHSSNGKKVKRKSWLHR; encoded by the exons ATGAtgatggcttcttcttcttcaacgtCATCATCTCTGGCTCTCGTTTGGTTGTATCACGTCTTCCTGAGCTTCCGTGGAGAAGACGTGCGAGAAGGCTTTCTTAGCCACGTTCTGAAAGAGTTCAAAAGCAAGGGTATCATCGTTTTCATTGACAATGAGATCAAGCGAGGCGAATCTGTCGGTCCAGAGCTTGTTAAAGCGATCAGACACTCAAGGGTTGCCATTGTCTTGATCTCCCGTAACTACGCTTCTTCGAGCTGGTGTCTGGATGAGTTAGTGGAAATCATGAAGTGCAGGGAAGAGGTTGGTCAAACAGTGATGACTATCTTCTACCAAGTAGATCCGTCTGATGTTAGGAAGCAAACCGGAGATTTCGGAAAGGCCTTTGATGAAACCTGTGTGGGAAAAACAGAAGAGGTGAAGCAGTCATGGAGGCAAGCTTTGAAAGATGTCGCTGGTATAGCTGGCTACCACTCTAGCAACTG tgGCAATGAAGCTGACTTGATCAACAAAGTTGCCTCAGATGTCATGGCTGTGTTGGGTTTTACACCATCAAAAGATTTTGATGACTTTGTTGGCATAGAAGCTCGTATGATGGAGATAAAATCGAAGTTCATACTACAATCAGAACAAGTAAAGGTGATCGGGATTTTTGGTCCTGCCGGGATTGGGAAGACGACCACTGCCAGAGTTTTATACAACCAACTCTCTCCTAATTTCCCTTTCAGCACGTTTTTGGAGAATATCAGAGGGAGTTATGAGAAGCCTTGTGGTAATGACTATCAGTTGAAGTTGCGTTTGCAGAAAAACTTGTTGTCTCAAATATTCAACAAAGGGGACATTGAGGTTCATCACTTAAGAGGGGCTCAAGAAATGCTTAGTGACAAAAAGGTGTTGGTTGTTTTCGATGAAGTTGATAACTGGTGGCAACTAGAGGAAATGGCAAATCAGCCTGGATGGGTTGGTCCCGGAAGTATTATTATCATTACCACCGAAGATAGAAAACTTCTCAAGGCACTCAAACTCGGGATCGATCATATCTACGAGATCAAATATCCAACTAGAGATGAGTCTCTGCAGATCTTCTGCCAATATGCTTTCGGTCAAAATTCTCCAGATCATGGTTTTGAAAATCTTGCTAGGGAAGTTACTTGGCTTGCTGGTGATCTTCCTCTAGGCCTGAGAGTTATGGGATCATATCTACGAGGAATGTCCAGGAACGAGTGGATACAGGCACTACCATCGCTCAGGTCAACCCTTGACAGAGAAATTGAATCAACTCTAAGATTTAGCTACGAGGCCTTGAGAGATAATGAAAGAACTCTGTTTCTGCATTTAGCATTTTTGTTTGGTGTTCTCACGGTTCATCAATTCAAAACGTATTTTGAAAACAGTAGTTTGGAAGTCAACCATGGGCTTGAAGTCTTAGCTCAAAAATCTCTTATATCTATAGAAGGCGGAGTAATACAAATGCATAGATTACTGCGACAAATGAGTAGAGAAATTGTCAAGAAAAAGTCTCGGGAGAATCCTGGAGAGCGACAATTCTTGACAGACACCAATGAGATTTCTTATGTACTTGAGGAAGATATC GGTACTAGAAGTGTTCTAGGCTTAAAGTTGAGAAGGAGCGAGGAAATCCAAATAAGTAAAAGCGCTTTCAAAAGCGAGGAAATCCAAATAAGTAAAAGCGCTTTCAAAGGAATGAATAATCTCCAGTTTCTATTAATCTACTCTACAGCCTTATTCACACCCGAGGGCCTCGACTGTCTTCCCGACAGACTCATATTGCTACATTGGGGAGGGTGTCCATTGAGAGTTTGGCCTTCCAAGTTCTCTGGCAAGTTTCTTGTTGAGCTATTCCTGTCAAATAGCAAATTCGAGATGCTTTGGAAGGGAATCAAA CCTCTCCCACGCCTCAAGATGTTGAACTTGAATAACTCATTGAATCTGAAAAGGATTCCAGATCTATCAAAAGCAACGAGTCTCGAGGGATTGTATCTCCATAACTGCAAAGGTTTGTTAAAGCTCACAAGCTCTATTGTCAATGCCACTAAGCTTTCTCACTTGGATATATCCGGGTGTACAAAAATCAAAGACTTCCCAAATGTTCCTGACAGCATCATAGAGTTGAATTTGAGCGATACAGGGATAAAGGAGGTTCCTCCACGGATTGAGAACCTATCTCGCCTGCGTAGACTACTTATGTATCGATGCAAGAAGCTGAAAACCATATCGCCAAACATTTCTAAGTTGGAGAATCTTGAGTTTCTTGTTCTGCGTAAGCATGGTTACTGTTATTCTGTTAGTTTTTATGCAAGTGAAAATGATGCACTATTACATGACGATGAATACTTATTTGAAGCAATAATCGAGTGGGGGCCTGACTTTAAGCGCAGTTGGAGATTACGGTCAGACTTAGACATTTGCTACATTTTGCCAATATGTCTACCCAAGAAGGTTCTTACATCTCCTATATCATTACGTCTCCGCTGCACTAGTGTTATCAAGACTATTCCAAATTGCATCAGACGTCTCTCGGGACTAATTAAGCTTGACGTCACAGAATGCAGAGAGCTGGTAGCACTTCCACCGCTTCCACATTCCCTTGTATCTTTAAATGCACAAGGTTGTAAATCTTTGAAGACAATAGACTGCTCCTCTTTTCAAAATCCAAACATTTGTCTAAACTTTGCTGACTGCTTCGGCCTGGAACAAGAAGCGAGAAAGCTCATCCATACATCATCTTGCAAATATGCGGTGTTACCGGGTGAAGAAGTGCCTGCACACTTCACTCACAGAGCCGGTTCAGGTTCCTTAACGATCAGCTCGACTCCAAGACCTCTTCCTTCATCCTTCAGATTCAAAGCTTGTATCTTGCTGTCAAGGGTATATGAGGTCAGCAGTAATGATGACGATGAAGAGGGTGAGATTTCATTGAACGGCATGTCTTATTCCGTAAGGGGTAAACAGAATGGCCTCACAGTCGGAGGTGGACCAATCCAGCTCCATATGCCAAATCTAAATAGGCCACCTACACATCCGGCAGATCTATGTGGAAATGTAGagcatttgtatatatttgaagaTTCTTTCTCTCTAAACCAGGATTGTCTTGAAGctgaaaaaaacaatttcagcGAGATTACTTTTGTGTTCAGAGTCCATGTTCAATACTGGAAGGTCAAAGGCTGTGGTGTACGACTTTTAGAGGTCCCTCATTGTATTCTTGACGGAAAAGAAACTGAAGACCAAGAATGTTTGGGCATAAACATAGAGGCACCTCCATCAGGCTCACATGTGATGCCACATTCTTCTAATGGGAAGAAGGTGAAGAGGAAGAGCTGGTTACACCGATGA
- the LOC108857501 gene encoding disease resistance protein TAO1, with protein MDSSSLYVLVSVAIGFFLTLLGTMFLMAYRRYIFLQTKDLIAYSLSPSSLPSSLSRNWRHQVFPSFRGEDVRRGFLSHIHKEFERKGITLFIDNDIDRSKSIGPELIEAIRRSKISVVLISKNYASSTWCLNELVEIIKCRKELDQIVMIVFYEVDPSDVKKQAGEFGNVFEKTCVGKAGEDVARWTEALEEVAKIAGYDSRSWNNEADMIEKVASDVSNMLNTATPSSGFDGLVGIESHITEMSSVLSLASDEVRMVGIWGPAGIGKTTIARTLFSIISNDFTHTAFVESTKRRYSDDTAFKLHLQEQLLSKTLDQKDLKIDHLGVAEARLKDKKVLVVLDDVEEAVQLQAMACKSQWFGCGSRIIITTKDIKVLKAHGINHVYHVDYPSWSEALEILCLSAFSQKRPYVGFEELTMEVVRLAGKLPLGLRVFGSYMRGMSKDEWIDALPRLRTSLDGNIEKVLRLSYDALCDKDKTLFLHIACFFKHEKAKDMLECLEESDLDVKHGLQVLTERSLVSINRVGYLMMHNLVQQMGKEIIRKEDINEPKRRRFLMDANDICDVLSDITVSGTVLGIDLDITAVKHELSIDEKAFEGISRLKFLRVYNHNKLILPRGLNNLPRKLRLLHWHNFPMRFLPCEFRAEFLVNLKMKNSHLEELWEGTPSPLRCLKRMDLSFSYNLRKVPDLSSATNLEALILTGCRNLEELPSSVKNLESLVELRLEWCPTPKDLSAKISLWKSPSQIQVFECSGLRVLRDVDTTGLTLSLSDAVINKMPSWIKLLSHLHTIALAKCYSLKVFPRVPNSIQELDLSETGIQEVPTWIKNLSRLTSLRMVGCKKLKIIPTNINMRSLSSLDLSHCTRLKTFPEISTRLERLNLENTGIEKVPLSITSWLYLVDLSMRGCKSLKVFSNVTDSIEVLDLCEGDEEDRSLRLDLNGCKNLVSLHQLPGSLICLDACNCELLETVDGFFYNPQVNLHFDNCLKLNEEARELIQTSASSLAVLPGGELPSYFQHQGTGSSLTIPFIKERDIPDYLRFKACVMLSSFSGTPRTFVVSWCIFDKRKTDPVGHGLCLFSKEKLGTDHLFTFEGSFSLEKDKDHGVAGELWLVFKIVNEQRMKGSWEWESVESDSQKLRIMRCGVRFLDVLGDMVGSSYQVEEKTREVKKENPFEKKKKRKRKKKLNPVPFKENDKDSEDLSDTDSSLGYNNSFLSIVPRPPLGIYYKGFL; from the exons ATGGATTCTTCTAGTTTATATGTGTTAGTTTCTGTGGCAATAGGCTTCTTCTTGACGCTTTTGGGTACAATGTTTCTAATGGCTTATAGAAGGTACATATTCCTTCAAACTAAAGATTTGATAGCTTATTCTTTGTCTCCTTCATCTCTTCCATCTTCTCTGTCTCGCAACTGGAGACACCAAGTCTTCCCTAGCTTCCGCGGTGAAGATGTCCGTAGAGGCTTTCTCAGCCACATTCATAAGGAATTTGAAAGAAAGGGAATCACCCTATTCATTGATAACGATATCGACAGGAGCAAGTCCATTGGTCCTGAGCTCATAGAAGCTATAAGAAGATCGAAGATATCAGTTGTTCTTATCTCCAAGAACTACGCTTCTTCAACTTGGTGCCTGAACGAGTTAGTGGAGATCATCAAGTGCAGGAAAGAGTTGGATCAAATAGTGATGATCGTTTTCTATGAAGTTGATCCATCTGATGTAAAGAAGCAGGCTGGAGAATTTGGAAATGTCTTTGAAAAAACTTGTGTGGGGAAAGCAGGGGAGGACGTTGCCAGATGGACAGAAGCTTTAGAAGAAGTCGCCAAGATCGCTGGCTACGACTCTAGGAGCTG GAACAATGAAGCAGACATGATCGAGAAAGTTGCAAGCGATGTTTCAAACATGTTAAATACTGCTACACCCTCAAGTGGTTTCGATGGATTAGTTGGGATTGAGTCTCACATCACGGAGATGAGTTCAGTTTTGTCCTTAGCCTCAGATGAAGTGAGGATGGTTGGAATATGGGGTCCTGCGGGAATTGGAAAAACCACCATCGCCAGAACTTTGTTCAGCATAATCTCTAATGACTTTACACACACTGCTTTTGTGGAGAGTACAAAGAGAAGGTACAGTGATGATACTGCGTTCAAGTTGCATTTACAAGAACAACTTTTGTCTAAAACGTTGGATCAGAAGGATCTGAAGATAGATCACTTGGGTGTGGCTGAAGCAAGGCTTAAAGACAAGAAAGTACTTGTAGTGCTTGATGATGTTGAAGAAGCAGTGCAGCTACAAGCCATGGCTTGTAAAAGTCAGTGGTTTGGCTGTGGAAGCAGGATTATCATTACAACAAAGGATATCAAAGTTCTAAAGGCACATGGGATCAACCATGTTTACCATGTTGATTATCCAAGTTGGTCTGAAGCTCTTGAAATCCTCTGTCTATCTGCTTTTAGTCAGAAGCGTCCCTATGTTGGTTTTGAGGAGCTCACCATGGAAGTTGTAAGACTTGCAGGTAAGCTTCCTTTAGGGCTACGTGTGTTTGGTTCATATATGCGAGGAATGTCTAAAGATGAGTGGATAGATGCACTTCCTAGACTAAGAACAAGCTTGGACGGAAACATTGAGAAAGTATTAAGGCTCAGTTATGATGCTTTATGCGATAAAGATAAAACTCTGTTTCTTCATATAGCATGTTTTTTCAAACATGAGAAAGCTAAAGACATGTTAGAGTGTCTTGAGGAAAGTGACTTGGACGTCAAGCATGGGCTTCAGGTCTTAACTGAGAGATCTCTCGTATCTATCAACAGAGTGGGTTACTTGATGATGCATAATTTGGTACAACAAATGGGTAAAGAAATCATCCGCAAAGAAGACATAAATGAGCCTAAGAGACGTAGATTCTTGATGGATGCTAATGATATTTGTGACGTGCTCTCAGACATAACA GTCTCTGGAACTGTTCTAGGCATAGATCTTGACATAACTGCAGTCAAGCACGAGCTAAGCATTGACGAGAAAGCCTTTGAAGGAATATCTCGTCTTAAGTTCTTAAGAGTCTACAATCACAACAAACTGATCTTACCAAGGGGTCTGAACAATCTGCCTCGTAAGCTTAGGTTATTACATTGGCACAACTTTCCCATGAGGTTTTTGCCTTGCGAGTTTCGTGCCGAGTTTCTTGTCAACCTTAAGATGAAGAACAGCCACCTTGAGGAGCTATGGGAAGGAACTCCATCA CCACTCAGGTGCCTGAAGCGGATGGATCTGTCTTTCTCCTATAACTTGAGAAAGGTCCCTGATCTGTCAAGTGCCACTAATCTTGAGGCATTGATACTCACTGGTTGCAGAAATCTAGAGGAGCTTCCCTCCTCTGTTAAGAACCTCGAGAGTTTAGTGGAGTTGAGACTGGAGTGGTGCCCAACGCCAAAGGATCTTTCTGCCAAAATCAGCTTGTGGAAGTCTCCATCTCAAATCCAGGTCTTTGAGTGCTCAGGGTTGAGAGTCCTTCGTGATGTGGACACAACAGGTCTAACATTATCTCTAAGTGATGCGGTGATAAATAAAATGCCTTCATGGATCAAGCTTCTGTCACATCTTCATACAATAGCATTGGCGAAGTGTTATAGCCTCAAGGTGTTCCCTAGAGTTCCTAATAGCATTCAAGAGCTGGACTTAAGCGAGACAGGAATACAAGAAGTTCCTACGTGGATCAAGAATCTCTCACGTCTTACAAGTCTACGTATGGTGGGATGCAAGAAGCTAAAGATCATTCCGACAAACATCAACATGAGATCTCTGTCTTCTCTTGATCTCAGTCACTGCACAAGACTGAAAACGTTTCCAGAGATTTCTACAAGACTTGAGCGTCTCAATCTGGAAAACACTGGTATAGAAAAAGTTCCTTTATCAATAACTTCTTGGCTCTATCTTGTTGATTTGAGCATGCGAGGTTGCAAAAGCCTGAAGGTGTTCTCAAACGTTACTGATAGCATTGAAGTGTTGGACTTGTGTGAAGGTGATGAAGAAGACCGGTCTCTGCGTCTTGATCTTAATGGGTGCAAGAATCTTGTCTCACTCCACCAACTTCCAGGTTCCCTCATATGCCTAGATGCATGTAACTGTGAGTTGCTGGAGACAGTAGATGGTTTCTTTTACAATCCACAAGTCAATCTACATTTTGACAACTGCTTGAAACTGAATGAAGAAGCGAGAGAACTTATACAGACTTCAGCTTCAAGTCTTGCTGTCTTACCCGGTGGAGAACTGCCTTCATACTTCCAACATCAAGGTACTGGAAGTTCTCTAACAATCCCTTTCATCAAAGAAAGGGACATTCCTGATTACTTGCGGTTCAAGGCTTGTGTTATGCTGAGCTCTTTCTCTGGCACACCAAGGACGTTTGTTGTATCTTGGTGCATTTTTGACAAACGCAAGACTGATCCAGTAGGTCATGGTTTGTGTCTTTTTTCTAAGGAGAAACTTGGAACAGATCATTTGTTTACATTTGAAGGTTCTTTCTCTTTGGAAAAAGACAAGGATCATGGAGTAGCTGGGGAGCTTTGGttggtttttaaaattgtaaatgaGCAGAGAATGAAGGGGTCTTGGGAATGGGAAAGCGTGGAATCTGATTCTCAGAAGTTGAGGATAATGAGATGCGGTGTGAGATTCTTGGACGTTCTTGGAGATATGGTTGGTTCAAGCTATCAAGTGGAAGAAAAAACTAGAGAAGTGAAGAAAGAAAATCCttttgagaaaaagaaaaaaagaaagagaaagaagaaattgAATCCAGTTCCCTTTAAGGAGAATGATAAAGACTCTGAAGATCTTTCAGATACAGATTCATCGCTGGgatacaacaacagcttcctCTCCATTGTGCCCCGACCTCCCCTTGGGATATATTATAAGGGATTTTTATAG